From one Peredibacter starrii genomic stretch:
- a CDS encoding tyrosine-type recombinase/integrase: protein MSKKKDSSALTLHVNQDLARKFQEAAQKKSDIRDFINEFLVQFLSEDTKTAYIKDLQFFFDFLRSGNVQVSHPNEIKSYHFQLYRDHLMERGLASATINRRLVCIRSFMKWAIAARLIEFNPLDTVKLPKVQTESPTVAFDDEEVVQMLNAPDLSTHKGKTHRLVMVMLFHLGLRRSELTNLKMHQIVHDRTHWVLRIQGKGDKLRLIPMNETVYEEVKIYVAHLNDNGVQLGPEDYLLQTELKHKNEKPMDGSTIFRVIERYAKQLGINKSVSPHSCRATVISHLLDTRHAAIRDVATFAGHSNITTTERYDKRRKNLDKSAAYQVDYEADLKKNG from the coding sequence ATGTCTAAGAAAAAAGATTCCAGTGCCCTGACTCTCCATGTGAACCAGGATCTGGCCCGAAAGTTTCAGGAAGCCGCTCAAAAAAAATCTGATATTCGAGATTTTATTAATGAGTTCCTGGTGCAGTTTCTTTCCGAAGACACTAAGACCGCTTACATCAAAGACCTTCAATTTTTTTTCGACTTTTTAAGGTCAGGAAATGTTCAGGTGTCTCATCCAAATGAGATCAAGAGTTACCACTTTCAACTCTATCGTGATCACCTGATGGAAAGGGGCCTCGCCTCTGCCACCATCAACCGCCGCCTGGTATGTATTCGCTCTTTCATGAAATGGGCGATTGCCGCTCGCTTAATTGAGTTCAATCCTCTGGACACAGTTAAACTTCCAAAGGTCCAGACTGAATCACCGACTGTGGCCTTTGATGATGAAGAAGTTGTTCAGATGTTGAATGCTCCGGATCTGAGCACGCATAAAGGCAAAACTCATCGCTTAGTCATGGTGATGCTTTTTCATCTTGGACTTCGTCGCTCTGAACTTACTAATCTTAAAATGCATCAGATCGTTCATGATCGCACTCACTGGGTTCTACGCATCCAGGGTAAGGGTGATAAACTTCGTTTGATTCCCATGAATGAAACAGTTTATGAAGAAGTGAAAATCTACGTCGCTCATTTAAATGATAATGGAGTTCAACTAGGACCTGAAGACTATCTTCTCCAGACTGAACTTAAGCATAAAAACGAAAAGCCAATGGATGGTTCGACCATTTTCCGAGTGATCGAAAGATACGCCAAGCAACTTGGAATTAATAAGTCGGTCTCACCTCACTCATGTCGAGCGACCGTAATTTCTCACCTTCTGGATACTCGTCATGCGGCCATTCGTGATGTGGCGACCTTTGCTGGCCACTCGAATATCACAACTACCGAGCGCTACGATAAACGCCGTAAAAACCTCGATAAGAGTGCTGCTTATCAAGTCGATTACGAGGCCGATCTTAAAAAGAACGGTTAA
- a CDS encoding ABC transporter permease: protein MKVWPFFRYFFSYILRAKTRQRLLFIAVVGLFLSAFSLMVIQGIMGGLQKGLIARSKSIHGSHLIIFDEPTSESLAPIKDILIKEGIHFYSELETEVMLKSKNFVAPAKLHGIDLDDEKPEFLQDKDFKGLVMGSELAGKIHLQFLDEVQIIAPGVTDSIMGEVPRFVTETLSDYLYTELSEVDEFEIWSRVGMVQNLLRAPGVNQIRLFGNVPDDVLEKVLAVPTQVEKRHLSWEKMNEALVWSLNLETKVMLFLFISMSLLVAIAITSGLMIFYSKIRRDLMSFWILGMAQKQLVGLCFKFTLILSALTVVIGGIFGYITLKLLEKFGHDLMPDIFVERQLPVQLDFSHIVMSLVIPFGISLIFSYFSFAHFRKENQSFVAIVRSLG from the coding sequence ATGAAAGTTTGGCCTTTTTTTAGATACTTCTTCTCGTATATCTTGAGAGCAAAGACTCGCCAGCGCCTGTTGTTTATCGCGGTGGTGGGTCTTTTCCTCTCGGCCTTCAGCCTGATGGTCATTCAAGGAATTATGGGAGGCCTTCAAAAGGGTCTTATCGCTCGTTCTAAGTCGATTCACGGTTCACACCTTATTATCTTCGATGAACCCACTTCTGAGTCATTAGCGCCGATTAAAGACATTCTGATTAAAGAAGGCATTCACTTTTATTCGGAGCTCGAAACCGAAGTGATGCTTAAGTCGAAAAACTTCGTGGCCCCGGCAAAGCTTCACGGGATTGATCTGGATGATGAGAAACCTGAGTTCCTTCAGGACAAAGACTTCAAAGGTCTGGTCATGGGAAGTGAACTTGCAGGTAAGATTCATCTGCAGTTCCTGGATGAAGTGCAAATCATCGCTCCCGGTGTGACTGATTCCATTATGGGTGAGGTTCCGCGTTTTGTGACCGAAACTCTATCTGACTATCTCTACACAGAACTTTCTGAGGTCGATGAATTTGAGATCTGGTCTCGTGTAGGAATGGTGCAAAACCTTCTGCGCGCTCCGGGTGTAAACCAAATTCGACTCTTCGGTAATGTGCCTGATGATGTTTTAGAAAAAGTTTTAGCGGTACCAACTCAAGTGGAGAAGCGCCATTTAAGTTGGGAGAAGATGAATGAGGCCCTGGTGTGGTCACTTAATCTTGAAACCAAGGTTATGCTCTTTTTATTCATCAGTATGAGCTTGCTCGTGGCGATTGCTATCACGTCTGGACTCATGATTTTTTACTCAAAAATCCGTCGTGACCTTATGAGTTTTTGGATTCTCGGTATGGCCCAAAAACAACTAGTAGGGTTGTGTTTTAAATTCACTCTGATTCTTTCAGCGCTGACTGTGGTGATAGGGGGAATTTTTGGCTACATTACACTAAAATTACTTGAGAAATTCGGTCACGATCTTATGCCCGATATTTTTGTCGAAAGACAGCTTCCAGTTCAGTTAGATTTCAGTCACATAGTGATGAGTTTGGTGATTCCATTCGGGATTTCACTGATTTTTAGTTATTTTTCGTTCGCTCACTTCCGTAAGGAAAATCAATCATTTGTAGCGATAGTCCGAAGTCTGGGATAA